The Prevotella sp. E9-3 genome has a window encoding:
- the mreC gene encoding rod shape-determining protein MreC, which translates to MDNLWSFIENHFHWLLFIILEAVSVVMIFSYNSYQGSVWVSSANAFAGKVYEWQSGVEHFFSLTDQNAILTQRNIALEHELDYLRQQLTDKEVADNGTKSYTPGMDSVMRELHLIPAKVIANSVTNSENLITIDKGSSNGIRPDMGVICGSGVVGVVYLTSSHYSVVIPALNKRSRISCSIRGRDYFGYLTWTGGDPTKAYVEDMPRHAKFKRGDWVETSGYSSIFPHGVAVGKIEKIFNSKDGLSYRLQIGLSTDFARLRDVCVINDSTMVERMRLNEATNDSLMLMPIKE; encoded by the coding sequence ATGGACAATCTCTGGTCGTTTATCGAAAATCATTTCCACTGGCTGCTCTTCATCATTTTGGAGGCAGTCAGTGTTGTCATGATATTCAGTTACAACAGTTATCAGGGAAGCGTATGGGTTTCTTCGGCCAACGCTTTCGCAGGCAAAGTCTATGAATGGCAATCAGGCGTAGAGCATTTCTTTTCGCTCACAGACCAGAATGCGATACTCACCCAAAGAAACATCGCACTGGAACATGAGTTGGACTATTTGCGCCAACAACTGACCGACAAAGAGGTTGCCGACAATGGTACAAAAAGCTACACTCCTGGTATGGACAGCGTAATGAGAGAACTTCACCTGATTCCTGCTAAGGTGATAGCAAACTCAGTGACGAACTCGGAGAATCTGATCACTATCGACAAAGGCAGTTCCAACGGTATAAGACCTGACATGGGCGTGATTTGCGGTTCAGGTGTTGTGGGTGTCGTTTACCTGACAAGTTCCCACTACTCAGTAGTAATTCCAGCCTTGAACAAGCGTTCGCGCATCAGTTGTTCCATCCGCGGAAGAGACTATTTCGGCTATCTCACATGGACAGGTGGCGATCCTACGAAAGCCTATGTTGAAGATATGCCCCGCCATGCCAAGTTCAAACGTGGCGACTGGGTTGAGACAAGTGGTTATTCCAGCATCTTTCCCCATGGTGTTGCTGTAGGTAAGATAGAGAAAATCTTCAATTCAAAAGACGGACTCTCCTACAGACTGCAGATAGGATTGTCAACCGACTTTGCCCGATTACGCGATGTATGCGTTATCAATGACAGCACCATGGTAGAACGCATGCGCCTCAATGAGGCCACCAACGATTCGCTGATGCTGATGCCTATAAAAGAATAA
- a CDS encoding rod shape-determining protein: protein MGFFSFRQELAMDLGTANTIIICDDKIVVDEPSVVALDRRTDKMIAVGEKAKMMYEKTHDNIRTIRPLRDGVIADFSACEQMMRGLIKMVHTGRHFFSPSLRMVIGVPSGSTEVELRAVRDSAEHADGRDVYLIFEPMAAAIGIGIDVEAPEGNMIVDIGGGSTEIAVISLGGIVSNNSIRTAGDDLTADIQEYMSRQHNVKVSERMAERIKIHVGSALTDLGDDAPEDYIVHGPNRITALPMEVPVCYQEIAHCLDKTVAKIENAVLSALENTPPELYADIVKNGIYLSGGGALLRGLDKRLEDKINIQFHVPEDPLHSVAKGAGIALKNVDRFSFLMR from the coding sequence ATGGGATTTTTCAGTTTCCGACAAGAGCTGGCCATGGACCTTGGCACAGCAAACACTATTATCATCTGCGACGATAAGATTGTGGTTGACGAGCCATCTGTCGTTGCTCTGGACCGTCGTACCGACAAGATGATTGCCGTAGGCGAGAAGGCCAAGATGATGTATGAGAAAACTCACGACAATATCCGCACCATCCGTCCTTTGCGCGACGGTGTGATTGCCGACTTCTCTGCCTGTGAGCAGATGATGCGTGGTCTGATTAAGATGGTTCACACCGGACGTCATTTCTTTTCACCATCATTGCGTATGGTAATCGGTGTACCCAGCGGTTCTACTGAAGTGGAGTTGCGTGCTGTACGCGACTCAGCCGAGCATGCCGATGGCCGCGATGTTTACCTGATTTTCGAGCCAATGGCAGCTGCTATTGGTATAGGTATTGACGTAGAAGCTCCTGAAGGCAACATGATTGTTGACATTGGTGGTGGTTCTACCGAGATTGCAGTTATCTCGCTGGGTGGCATCGTATCGAACAACTCTATTCGTACTGCAGGTGACGATTTGACTGCCGATATTCAGGAATACATGAGCCGTCAGCACAATGTAAAGGTGTCTGAGCGCATGGCCGAGCGTATTAAGATTCACGTAGGCTCTGCACTTACTGACCTTGGCGATGATGCTCCTGAAGATTATATCGTACATGGTCCTAACCGTATCACCGCACTGCCCATGGAAGTGCCTGTCTGCTATCAGGAAATAGCCCACTGTCTGGACAAGACCGTTGCCAAGATTGAGAATGCTGTGCTCTCAGCACTTGAGAATACACCACCCGAACTGTATGCCGACATTGTAAAGAACGGTATCTACCTCAGTGGTGGCGGCGCTTTGCTGCGCGGATTAGACAAGCGTCTGGAAGACAAAATCAACATTCAGTTCCACGTGCCCGAAGATCCCTTGCACTCAGTGGCAAAGGGTGCTGGCATTGCATTGAAGAATGTGGATCGCTTCTCATTCCTGATGCGATAA
- a CDS encoding IMP cyclohydrolase: MADAKKIKTALISVFHKDGLDDLLKKLNEEGVKFLSTGGTQTFIESLGYECQKVEDVTTYPSILGGRVKTLHPKVFGGILGRRDNEGDREQMAKYEIPEIDLVIVDLYPFEQTVASGASEADIIEKIDIGGISLIRAGAKNFKDVVIVPSKAEYSVLLDILNKKGAQTDIEDRRMFATRAFGVSSHYDTAIHTWFANK; this comes from the coding sequence ATGGCAGACGCAAAGAAAATCAAGACTGCACTCATTTCAGTATTCCACAAGGACGGATTGGACGACTTACTCAAGAAATTGAACGAAGAGGGTGTTAAATTCTTATCTACTGGCGGTACTCAGACCTTCATCGAATCTCTGGGCTACGAATGTCAGAAAGTTGAAGACGTTACCACCTACCCTTCTATCCTTGGTGGCCGTGTAAAGACTCTTCACCCCAAAGTATTCGGAGGAATCTTGGGCCGTCGCGACAATGAAGGCGACCGTGAACAGATGGCCAAGTATGAGATTCCTGAAATTGATCTTGTCATCGTTGACCTCTATCCTTTCGAGCAGACCGTTGCCAGCGGTGCATCTGAAGCCGACATCATCGAGAAGATTGACATCGGCGGTATTTCATTGATCCGTGCAGGAGCAAAGAACTTCAAAGATGTAGTGATTGTACCCTCTAAAGCTGAATATAGCGTATTGCTTGACATCCTGAACAAGAAAGGTGCCCAGACCGATATCGAAGACCGTCGCATGTTTGCAACACGCGCCTTCGGTGTAAGTTCGCACTATGATACTGCAATTCACACTTGGTTTGCTAATAAATAA
- the mrdA gene encoding penicillin-binding protein 2, with translation MKDYSLENRKYVIGGVAVLIVAVYIIRLFVLQLMSDDYKKNADSNAFLKKVEYPSRGVIRDRNDQLLVYNQPAYDVMVVMNEAKDHLDTLEFCEALGITRMEFDSRMETIKDRSRNPGYSRFTEQMFMSQLSDKDFSVFQEKMYRFPGFYIQRRSIRQYQYPYGAHVLGDVAEVSPDDIEADDYYQPGDYIGKLGVERSYEKQLRGEKGVQILLRDAHGRIKGSYKNGELDRRPIPGKDLTLGIDYKLQALGERLMEGKIGSIVAIEPKTGEVLCMISSPSYDPRMMVGRKRSKSHRELSRDTWKPLLNRSIMGQYPPGSTFKTSQGLTFLSEGIITPQTSYPCYHGFVFKGLRVGCHGHGSPLPLVPALSTSCNGFFCWGLYYMISNKKYGSVQNAMNVWRDYMVSMGFGYRLGIDLPGEKRGLIPNAQFYDKAYKGSWNALTIISISIGQGEVNLTPLQIANLGATIANRGYYITPHVVKKVQGEPLDTLYTKRHYTMAKREAYDYVVQGMRASALGGTCSALAHYDFEACGKTGTAQNRGHDHSVFMGFAPMNDPKIAIAVYVENGGWGATYGVPIGGLLMEQYLHGKLSEASEAKAQSIQEKRINYGTDSR, from the coding sequence GTGAAAGACTACTCACTGGAAAACCGTAAATACGTGATTGGTGGTGTGGCCGTACTCATTGTTGCGGTCTATATCATCCGACTGTTTGTTCTCCAGCTGATGAGTGACGACTATAAGAAGAATGCCGACTCAAATGCTTTCCTAAAGAAAGTCGAATACCCCTCTCGAGGTGTTATCCGTGACCGTAACGACCAGTTGCTGGTGTACAATCAGCCCGCTTACGACGTGATGGTAGTGATGAACGAAGCCAAGGACCATCTGGACACGCTTGAATTCTGTGAGGCTCTTGGTATCACACGCATGGAGTTCGACAGCCGTATGGAAACCATTAAGGACCGTTCGCGCAATCCCGGCTATTCCCGTTTCACAGAACAGATGTTCATGAGTCAGCTCAGCGACAAGGACTTCTCCGTGTTTCAGGAAAAGATGTATCGTTTTCCCGGTTTCTACATCCAACGCCGTAGCATCCGCCAGTATCAATATCCCTATGGCGCTCATGTATTGGGCGATGTGGCTGAAGTGTCGCCAGACGATATTGAGGCAGACGATTATTACCAGCCTGGCGACTATATCGGAAAGCTGGGTGTTGAACGCAGTTATGAGAAACAGCTACGTGGCGAGAAAGGTGTACAGATTTTGCTTCGCGATGCCCACGGCCGTATCAAGGGAAGTTATAAGAATGGTGAACTCGACCGTCGTCCTATACCTGGCAAAGATTTAACGCTGGGTATCGACTATAAACTTCAGGCACTTGGTGAACGACTCATGGAAGGCAAGATAGGAAGTATTGTTGCTATTGAGCCAAAGACGGGTGAGGTGCTCTGTATGATCAGTTCTCCTTCCTACGATCCGAGAATGATGGTGGGCCGCAAACGTTCGAAGAGTCATCGCGAGCTAAGTCGCGACACATGGAAACCGCTGCTGAACAGAAGTATCATGGGCCAATATCCACCGGGCTCTACCTTCAAGACCTCGCAAGGACTGACTTTCCTGAGTGAAGGCATCATTACCCCACAGACGTCCTACCCTTGCTATCACGGCTTTGTATTCAAAGGTCTGCGCGTGGGTTGTCACGGTCACGGATCGCCTCTGCCTTTGGTTCCCGCTCTGAGTACATCGTGCAACGGTTTCTTTTGCTGGGGACTCTACTACATGATAAGCAATAAGAAATACGGTTCAGTACAAAATGCAATGAACGTATGGCGCGACTATATGGTATCCATGGGATTTGGCTACCGTCTGGGTATCGACCTTCCCGGCGAGAAGCGCGGTCTTATTCCCAATGCGCAGTTCTACGACAAAGCCTATAAAGGATCGTGGAATGCATTGACCATTATCTCCATCTCTATCGGACAGGGCGAGGTAAACCTCACACCGCTCCAGATAGCCAACCTCGGTGCTACGATTGCCAACCGAGGCTATTACATCACTCCTCACGTGGTGAAGAAAGTGCAGGGCGAGCCCCTCGACACCCTCTACACCAAGCGACACTATACAATGGCCAAGCGTGAAGCCTACGACTATGTGGTTCAAGGAATGCGCGCTTCAGCACTTGGCGGCACTTGCAGTGCACTGGCCCATTACGATTTCGAGGCATGCGGCAAGACAGGAACAGCTCAGAACCGCGGTCATGACCACTCGGTGTTTATGGGCTTTGCTCCGATGAACGACCCGAAGATAGCGATTGCCGTATATGTAGAGAATGGTGGTTGGGGCGCCACCTACGGTGTGCCTATCGGCGGTTTGCTCATGGAACAATATCTGCATGGCAAACTGTCGGAAGCTTCAGAAGCCAAGGCACAGTCTATTCAGGAAAAACGAATTAACTATGGCACGGACAGTAGGTAG
- the mreD gene encoding rod shape-determining protein MreD — MNIDTLKRLLLFFLLGLTQALVFNRILLFGCGMPFLYIYFVLMFPRSYPKWGMLLWSFCMGLVVDMFSNTPGLACASLTLIAALQPYLLELFLPRDADDNIIPSAHTLGWDKFASFTSILTVIFCVTFFTLEAFTFFNWLQWLQCVTGSAILTILLILTLENIRK, encoded by the coding sequence ATGAACATCGACACACTGAAACGACTACTGCTCTTCTTCCTGCTCGGACTGACACAGGCACTGGTATTCAACCGCATACTACTCTTTGGTTGCGGAATGCCTTTCTTGTATATTTATTTTGTGCTGATGTTTCCTCGCAGCTACCCGAAATGGGGCATGTTGCTGTGGAGTTTCTGTATGGGCTTGGTGGTCGATATGTTCTCTAACACGCCAGGTCTGGCCTGTGCATCGCTCACCCTGATAGCAGCACTGCAACCCTACCTGCTGGAACTTTTCCTGCCACGTGATGCCGATGACAACATCATACCTTCCGCCCACACACTTGGATGGGATAAGTTTGCATCATTCACTTCTATTCTCACTGTCATATTCTGTGTCACCTTCTTCACACTTGAGGCCTTTACCTTTTTTAACTGGCTTCAGTGGCTTCAGTGTGTAACGGGTAGCGCCATTCTCACTATTCTGCTGATTCTCACACTCGAAAATATCCGAAAGTGA